In Aliarcobacter faecis, a genomic segment contains:
- a CDS encoding ATP-binding cassette domain-containing protein: protein MIEIKKLKISSNSKNLVDINFTISTSTALIGESGSGKSLTLKAILNLLPNSLIIEKDISSDFELNFNTIGFIPQNPFTSLSQMTKIKNQIFCSEEKKREVFSLLNLPLDILEKYPSQISGGQIQRVVIAIAISRNIKLLLLDEPTTALDFENKTNIINIVKDLKDKLNIKILFVTHDIETIKEICDDTIIIKNGKIIEFGETNNILNNPKDEYTKQLLNSSFKNKKFRT, encoded by the coding sequence TTGATAGAGATAAAAAAGTTAAAAATTAGTTCAAATAGTAAAAATTTAGTTGATATCAATTTTACAATATCTACTTCCACTGCTTTAATTGGAGAGAGTGGAAGTGGAAAATCGCTAACATTAAAAGCTATTTTAAATTTACTTCCAAATTCTTTAATTATAGAAAAAGATATAAGTAGTGATTTTGAATTAAATTTTAATACTATTGGTTTTATTCCTCAAAATCCTTTTACTTCACTATCTCAAATGACAAAGATAAAAAATCAAATATTTTGTAGTGAAGAGAAAAAGAGAGAGGTTTTTTCACTTTTAAATCTACCCTTAGATATTTTAGAAAAATACCCTTCTCAAATTAGTGGTGGACAGATTCAAAGAGTTGTTATTGCCATTGCTATTAGCCGTAATATAAAACTTCTTTTATTAGATGAACCTACAACTGCTCTTGATTTTGAGAATAAAACAAATATTATAAATATTGTCAAAGATTTGAAAGATAAACTTAATATTAAAATACTTTTTGTAACTCACGATATAGAAACAATTAAAGAGATTTGTGATGATACAATTATTATAAAAAATGGTAAAATTATTGAATTTGGCGAAACAAATAATATTTTAAATAATCCAAAAGATGAATATACAAAACAACTTTTAAACTCAAGCTTTAAAAACAAAAAATTTAGGACTTAA
- the gpmI gene encoding 2,3-bisphosphoglycerate-independent phosphoglycerate mutase → MSNKTVLIITDGIGHNSSNNFNAFCNAKKPTYDYLFSNVPYSLIHTYGEYVGLPENQMGNSEVGHMTIGSGRVLYQDLVKIHLAIKNDTLKENKIVKNTITNSNNIHLIGLVSDGGVHSHIDHIIAMAKISQSFGKKVWLHLITDGRDVAPNCAKIYIQQILNICNDDIKIATIGGRYYGMDRDNRWDRVEKAYNSMVNCSPKTSQNILDFVDTSYKNEIFDEFIIPTAFDGFEGIKDNDGIIFCNFRSDRARELSSVFAKKNFKEFTTKKLNLNLASMTEYDKNVEIPVIFPKDNPTNTLAEIISNAGLTQLHTAETEKYAHVTFFFNGGVEEPFLNETRVLIPSPNVATYDLQPQMSAPEVGDAVRTAMKNGTDFIVVNFANGDMVGHTGVYEAAIKAVEAVDYELGLIVEEAKNSNYNIVLTSDHGNCEMMKDEDGNTLTNHTVGDVYCFVLAPNVTKVKEGSLNNIAPTILKLMNLEIPKEMDEPLI, encoded by the coding sequence ATGAGTAATAAAACAGTATTAATTATCACAGATGGTATTGGGCATAACAGTTCAAATAATTTCAATGCTTTTTGTAATGCAAAAAAACCAACTTATGACTACCTTTTTTCGAATGTTCCTTATAGTTTAATTCATACATATGGAGAGTATGTTGGATTACCAGAAAATCAAATGGGAAATAGTGAAGTTGGGCATATGACTATTGGAAGTGGAAGAGTTTTATATCAGGATTTAGTAAAAATTCATTTAGCAATAAAAAATGATACATTAAAAGAGAATAAAATTGTAAAAAATACAATAACAAATTCAAATAATATTCATTTAATTGGTCTTGTTAGTGATGGTGGTGTTCACTCACATATTGACCATATTATTGCAATGGCTAAAATTTCACAAAGTTTTGGAAAAAAAGTTTGGCTTCATTTAATAACAGATGGAAGAGATGTAGCACCAAATTGTGCAAAAATTTATATTCAACAAATTTTAAATATTTGTAATGATGATATAAAAATAGCAACAATTGGTGGAAGATATTATGGAATGGATAGAGACAATCGTTGGGACAGAGTTGAAAAAGCATATAATTCAATGGTAAACTGCTCTCCTAAAACTTCACAAAATATCTTAGATTTTGTAGATACTTCATATAAAAATGAGATTTTTGATGAATTTATTATTCCTACTGCTTTTGATGGCTTTGAAGGAATAAAAGATAATGATGGAATAATTTTTTGTAACTTTAGAAGTGATAGAGCAAGAGAACTTTCTAGTGTTTTTGCAAAAAAAAATTTTAAAGAGTTTACTACAAAAAAATTAAATTTAAATTTAGCAAGTATGACTGAATATGATAAAAATGTAGAAATTCCTGTAATTTTCCCTAAAGATAATCCAACAAATACTCTAGCAGAAATTATCTCAAATGCTGGATTAACTCAACTACATACTGCTGAAACTGAAAAATATGCCCATGTAACTTTTTTCTTTAATGGTGGAGTCGAAGAGCCATTTTTAAATGAAACTAGAGTTTTAATTCCATCTCCAAATGTTGCAACCTATGATTTACAACCCCAAATGTCAGCACCAGAAGTAGGAGATGCTGTACGTACTGCTATGAAGAATGGAACTGATTTTATAGTTGTAAACTTTGCAAATGGTGATATGGTTGGACATACAGGAGTTTATGAAGCTGCAATAAAAGCTGTTGAAGCTGTTGATTATGAGTTAGGATTAATAGTTGAAGAAGCAAAAAATAGTAACTACAATATAGTTTTAACATCAGATCATGGAAATTGTGAAATGATGAAAGATGAAGATGGAAATACTCTTACAAATCATACTGTTGGAGATGTTTACTGTTTTGTTCTTGCACCAAATGTAACAAAAGTAAAAGAGGGTAGTTTAAATAATATTGCACCAACAATTTTAAAACTAATGAATCTTGAAATTCCAAAAGAGATGGACGAACCACTAATTTGA
- the mraY gene encoding phospho-N-acetylmuramoyl-pentapeptide-transferase has product MFYWLYRHLEINIFQYISVRAGISFFLAFVLTMYLMPKFIRWARAKKASQPIYELAPEAHKIKAGTPTMGGVIFIFSTIIATILTAKLNNFYIVGGLLTLALFSLIGIQDDYKKISKARNSAGLSARMKLLFQFLSAGIVVGMLYYFGHTSDLYTPFYKYPIFEMGAFAIVFWMFVVVGSSNAVNLTDGLDGLATVPSILAFTTLSILVYVVGHIGFANYLLMPSISIAGELAVMGAAICGALIGFLWFNAYPAEVFMGDSGSLPLGAFMGYLAIVSKSELLLLAIGFIFVLETVSVMLQVGSYKLRQKRVFLMAPIHHHFEQKGWKENKIIVRFWIISFMANLIALSSLKLR; this is encoded by the coding sequence TTGTTTTACTGGCTCTACCGACATTTAGAAATCAATATCTTTCAATATATTTCAGTTCGTGCAGGAATTAGCTTCTTTTTAGCTTTCGTTTTAACTATGTATCTAATGCCAAAATTTATAAGATGGGCGAGGGCAAAGAAAGCTTCTCAACCAATTTATGAATTAGCTCCAGAAGCTCATAAAATAAAAGCAGGAACTCCAACTATGGGAGGAGTTATATTTATTTTTTCAACAATAATTGCCACAATCTTAACAGCAAAATTAAATAATTTTTATATTGTTGGTGGACTTTTAACTTTAGCACTTTTTTCATTAATTGGTATTCAAGATGATTATAAAAAAATAAGTAAAGCAAGAAATAGTGCAGGTCTAAGTGCTAGAATGAAACTTCTGTTTCAATTTTTAAGTGCAGGAATTGTTGTAGGAATGTTATATTATTTTGGACATACAAGTGATTTATATACACCATTTTATAAGTATCCTATCTTTGAAATGGGTGCTTTTGCAATAGTTTTTTGGATGTTTGTAGTTGTTGGTTCATCAAATGCAGTTAATCTTACAGATGGTCTTGATGGTCTTGCAACTGTTCCCTCTATTTTAGCTTTTACTACTTTATCTATTTTAGTTTATGTTGTTGGACATATTGGATTTGCTAATTATTTATTAATGCCAAGTATTAGTATCGCAGGTGAATTAGCCGTTATGGGAGCTGCTATTTGTGGAGCTTTGATTGGATTTTTATGGTTTAATGCTTATCCTGCTGAAGTTTTTATGGGAGATAGTGGTTCTTTACCATTGGGAGCTTTTATGGGATATTTAGCAATTGTTTCAAAATCTGAACTTCTTCTTTTAGCTATTGGCTTTATATTTGTTTTAGAGACGGTTTCTGTTATGCTTCAAGTTGGGTCTTATAAATTGAGACAAAAAAGAGTTTTTTTAATGGCTCCTATTCATCACCATTTTGAGCAAAAAGGTTGGAAAGAGAATAAAATAATTGTGAGATTTTGGATAATATCATTTATGGCAAATCTTATTGCTCTATCTAGTTTAAAGTTGAGATAA
- the murD gene encoding UDP-N-acetylmuramoyl-L-alanine--D-glutamate ligase has translation MKDLENLRILGKGKTALALKKRFPSAKLFDDNDFDVFDKSSEDLTIVSPGIPPHNKLVLNSKNISSDYDLFYDDIPFSIWISGTNGKTTTTQMCQHLLEKFNSCYGGNIGVPLSGLDKNKKIWILETSSFTLHYTQRAKPNIYILLPITEDHITWHGSFDEYKNAKLKPLLLMNENDVAIIPSEFKDFKTNAHTIYYSCSDDLCLHFNIDKNKIEFNEPFLLDAIMAIVARKIIFDDIDYDLINSYKIDKHKVEEFRDSKNRLWIDDSKATNYDATINALIPYKDKNIHIILGGDDKGASLEVLFENIKDLDIFVYAIGSNMRRVMNYCKEYNIKVMECQFLEIAVKNIDKNLKENSIGILSPAAASLDQFKSYAERGDEFKKFVNNLS, from the coding sequence ATGAAAGATTTAGAAAATTTAAGAATTTTAGGAAAAGGTAAAACTGCTCTTGCTCTAAAAAAGAGATTTCCTAGTGCAAAGCTTTTTGATGACAATGATTTTGATGTTTTTGATAAAAGTTCGGAAGATTTAACTATTGTGAGTCCTGGAATTCCACCACATAATAAGCTTGTGTTAAACTCTAAAAATATCTCTAGTGATTATGATCTGTTTTATGATGATATACCTTTTTCTATATGGATAAGTGGTACAAATGGAAAAACAACAACGACTCAAATGTGTCAGCATTTATTAGAAAAATTTAACTCTTGTTATGGTGGAAATATTGGAGTTCCTTTAAGTGGTCTTGATAAAAACAAGAAAATATGGATACTTGAAACTTCATCTTTTACTCTTCACTATACACAAAGAGCAAAACCAAATATATATATTCTTTTACCAATTACTGAGGATCACATAACTTGGCATGGAAGTTTTGATGAGTATAAAAATGCAAAATTAAAACCTCTATTATTAATGAATGAAAATGATGTCGCAATAATTCCTAGTGAGTTTAAAGATTTTAAAACTAATGCACATACTATATATTATAGTTGTAGTGATGATTTATGTTTACATTTTAATATTGATAAAAATAAAATTGAGTTTAATGAACCTTTTTTATTAGATGCTATTATGGCAATTGTTGCTAGAAAAATAATTTTTGATGATATAGATTATGATTTAATAAACTCTTATAAAATTGATAAACATAAAGTTGAAGAGTTTAGAGATAGTAAAAATAGATTATGGATTGATGATAGTAAGGCTACAAATTATGATGCAACAATAAATGCACTTATTCCATATAAAGATAAAAATATACATATAATATTAGGTGGTGATGATAAAGGTGCTAGTTTAGAAGTTCTCTTTGAAAATATTAAGGATTTAGATATTTTTGTTTATGCAATAGGTTCAAATATGAGAAGAGTTATGAATTACTGTAAAGAATATAATATCAAAGTAATGGAGTGTCAATTTTTAGAAATAGCTGTTAAAAATATAGATAAAAATTTAAAAGAAAATAGTATAGGAATATTATCTCCAGCAGCTGCTTCTCTTGACCAATTTAAATCATATGCAGAAAGAGGGGATGAATTTAAGAAATTTGTAAATAATTTAAGTTAA
- the tuf gene encoding elongation factor Tu, protein MAKEKFSRNKPHVNIGTIGHVDHGKTTTTAAISAVLALKYGGEMKDYDQIDNAPEERERGITIATSHIEYETDKRHYAHVDCPGHADYVKNMITGAAQMDGAILVIASTDGPMAQTREHILLSKQVGVPYIVVFLNKEDQLDPADKDEMLELVEMEIRELLSTYDFPGDDTPIVAGSAFRALEEAKAGSVGPWAEKIVALMNAVDEYIPTPERDTDKPFLMPVEDVFSISGRGTVVTGRIELGTIKVGEEIEIVGFGDTRKTTVTGVEMFRKEMDQGQAGDNCGILLRGVKKEEVERGQVLCKPGTIKPHTEFKCEVYILSKEEGGRHTPFFSGYRPQFYVRTTDVTGSCTLAEGTEMVMPGDNVEMTVQLVAPIALEKGTKFAIREGGRTVGAGVVSEIIK, encoded by the coding sequence ATGGCAAAAGAAAAGTTTTCAAGAAATAAGCCACACGTAAATATCGGTACAATTGGTCACGTTGACCACGGTAAAACTACTACAACTGCTGCTATTTCAGCTGTATTGGCATTAAAATATGGTGGAGAGATGAAAGATTACGATCAAATCGATAACGCTCCAGAAGAGAGAGAAAGAGGGATTACTATTGCTACTTCTCACATTGAGTATGAAACAGATAAAAGACACTATGCACACGTAGATTGTCCAGGACACGCGGATTATGTTAAAAACATGATTACTGGTGCTGCACAAATGGACGGAGCTATCTTAGTTATTGCTTCAACTGATGGACCAATGGCACAAACAAGAGAGCATATCTTACTTTCTAAACAAGTAGGTGTTCCTTATATCGTTGTATTCTTAAATAAAGAAGATCAATTAGATCCAGCAGATAAAGATGAAATGTTAGAATTAGTTGAAATGGAAATTAGAGAATTATTATCTACTTATGATTTCCCAGGTGATGATACTCCAATCGTAGCTGGTTCAGCATTTAGAGCATTAGAAGAAGCTAAAGCTGGTTCAGTTGGACCATGGGCTGAAAAAATTGTTGCTTTAATGAATGCAGTTGATGAGTATATCCCAACTCCAGAAAGAGATACAGACAAACCATTCTTAATGCCTGTTGAAGATGTATTTTCAATTTCAGGAAGAGGAACAGTTGTTACTGGAAGAATTGAATTAGGAACTATCAAAGTTGGTGAAGAGATCGAAATCGTTGGATTTGGTGATACAAGAAAAACAACAGTTACTGGTGTTGAGATGTTCAGAAAAGAGATGGATCAAGGTCAAGCTGGAGATAACTGCGGTATTCTTTTAAGAGGTGTTAAAAAAGAAGAAGTAGAAAGAGGACAAGTTCTTTGTAAGCCAGGAACAATTAAACCTCATACAGAATTTAAATGTGAAGTTTATATTCTTTCAAAAGAAGAAGGTGGAAGACATACTCCATTCTTTAGTGGATATAGACCACAATTCTATGTTAGAACAACAGATGTTACAGGTTCTTGTACATTAGCTGAAGGTACTGAAATGGTTATGCCAGGTGATAATGTTGAGATGACTGTACAATTAGTTGCTCCAATTGCTCTTGAAAAAGGAACTAAGTTTGCTATTAGAGAGGGTGGAAGAACTGTTGGTGCTGGAGTTGTTTCAGAAATCATTAAATAA
- the rpmG gene encoding 50S ribosomal protein L33, giving the protein MANAVRIKIGLKCQESGDINYTTWKNPKTHTEKFEVRKYCPRLKKHTTHKEVKLKS; this is encoded by the coding sequence ATGGCAAATGCGGTAAGAATCAAAATTGGATTAAAATGTCAAGAGAGTGGAGATATTAACTACACTACTTGGAAAAATCCAAAAACTCATACTGAAAAGTTTGAAGTTAGAAAATATTGTCCAAGATTAAAAAAACATACTACTCATAAAGAAGTAAAATTAAAATCTTGA
- the secE gene encoding preprotein translocase subunit SecE: MSKVENYFNSVKSELSKVIFPIKEQIRTAYISVFIVVTVIALFLALIDGIMSISLSSIIN; this comes from the coding sequence GTGAGCAAAGTAGAGAATTATTTTAATAGTGTAAAATCAGAATTATCAAAAGTGATTTTTCCAATAAAAGAGCAAATTAGAACTGCTTATATTTCAGTATTTATTGTTGTTACAGTAATAGCTCTATTTTTAGCTTTAATTGATGGAATTATGTCAATTAGCTTATCTTCAATTATTAATTAA
- the nusG gene encoding transcription termination/antitermination protein NusG: MAHKWYAIQTYSGSELTVKRALLKLAEEMADEKIAEVLVPTEDLIEVKKGKKVIIERPLYPAYAFAKIDLDTALWHRIQSMPKVGRFIGESKKPTALSDKDINLILEKAKNKAAAKPKISFDEGEMVRINEGPFANFNGIVEDFDLVSGVLKLNVSIFGRNTPVEISYTQVERIV, from the coding sequence ATGGCACATAAATGGTATGCAATACAGACATATTCAGGAAGTGAACTTACTGTTAAAAGAGCTTTACTAAAGCTAGCTGAAGAGATGGCTGATGAGAAAATTGCTGAAGTTTTAGTACCAACAGAAGATTTAATTGAGGTAAAAAAAGGTAAAAAAGTAATTATTGAAAGACCTTTATATCCTGCTTATGCTTTTGCAAAAATTGATTTAGATACAGCACTTTGGCATAGAATACAATCAATGCCAAAGGTTGGAAGATTTATTGGTGAATCAAAAAAACCAACTGCTTTAAGTGATAAAGATATCAATCTTATTTTGGAAAAAGCTAAAAATAAAGCTGCAGCAAAACCAAAAATCTCTTTTGATGAAGGTGAAATGGTAAGAATAAATGAAGGACCATTTGCAAACTTCAATGGAATTGTTGAAGATTTTGATTTGGTTTCGGGTGTATTAAAATTAAATGTTTCTATATTTGGAAGAAATACACCAGTTGAAATCTCTTATACTCAAGTTGAGAGAATAGTTTAA
- the rplK gene encoding 50S ribosomal protein L11, with amino-acid sequence MAKKVQGYLKLQIPAGAANPSPPVGPALGQRGVNIMEFCKAFNEKTKDKAGYRLPVVLTIYTDKSFTFEVKQPPMTELIKKVSGIKKGSSNPLKQKVGKLSKEQIMEIVDMKIKDLNTDDREVAAKIVAGSARSIGIDTEL; translated from the coding sequence ATGGCTAAGAAAGTTCAAGGATATTTAAAACTGCAAATACCAGCAGGAGCGGCAAATCCATCACCACCAGTAGGACCTGCATTAGGTCAAAGAGGTGTTAATATTATGGAATTTTGTAAAGCATTTAATGAAAAAACAAAAGATAAAGCTGGATATAGATTACCAGTTGTTCTTACAATTTATACAGATAAAAGCTTTACTTTTGAAGTAAAACAACCACCAATGACAGAATTAATTAAAAAAGTTTCTGGAATTAAAAAAGGAAGTAGTAATCCTCTTAAACAAAAAGTCGGAAAACTATCAAAAGAGCAAATTATGGAAATCGTTGATATGAAAATCAAAGATTTAAATACTGATGATAGAGAAGTTGCTGCAAAAATTGTTGCAGGAAGTGCAAGATCTATAGGAATTGATACAGAGTTATAA
- the rplA gene encoding 50S ribosomal protein L1 — protein MAKVSKRYKALSAKVEERKYSLAEACEKVRDLKSAKFDESVEIALNLNVDPRHADQMIRGAVVLPNGTGKTVRVAVFAKGVKMDEAKAAGADIVGNDDLAEDIQAGKINFDVLIATPDCMGIVGKVGRILGPKGLMPNPKTGTVTMDVTKAVNDAKGGQVTYRVDKKGNMQAAIGKVSFSAQAIKENAEAFIGAINKAKPSTAKGRYITNAAISLTMSPSIILDNIELLEIR, from the coding sequence ATGGCAAAAGTTTCAAAAAGATATAAAGCGTTAAGTGCAAAAGTTGAAGAGAGAAAATACTCTTTAGCTGAAGCTTGTGAAAAAGTAAGAGATTTAAAATCTGCTAAATTTGATGAAAGTGTTGAAATTGCACTTAATTTAAATGTAGATCCAAGACATGCAGATCAAATGATTAGAGGAGCAGTTGTTCTTCCAAATGGTACAGGAAAAACTGTTAGAGTTGCTGTTTTTGCAAAAGGTGTAAAAATGGATGAAGCAAAAGCTGCAGGTGCTGATATTGTTGGAAATGATGATTTAGCTGAAGATATTCAAGCTGGAAAAATTAATTTTGATGTTTTAATTGCAACTCCTGATTGTATGGGAATTGTAGGAAAAGTAGGAAGAATTCTTGGACCAAAAGGTTTAATGCCAAATCCAAAAACTGGAACAGTTACAATGGATGTTACAAAAGCAGTTAATGATGCTAAAGGTGGTCAAGTAACATATAGAGTTGATAAAAAAGGTAATATGCAAGCTGCTATTGGAAAAGTTTCTTTTTCAGCTCAAGCTATTAAAGAAAATGCTGAAGCATTTATCGGAGCTATCAATAAAGCAAAACCATCAACTGCAAAAGGAAGATATATTACTAATGCAGCAATTAGCTTAACAATGAGCCCATCAATTATTTTAGATAATATAGAATTATTAGAGATTAGATAA
- the rplJ gene encoding 50S ribosomal protein L10, with the protein MTRQEKLEIINFLSVEFKNSLAVVVCDYKGLTHKELETLRKDAKANNTKVQVIKNTLVTKAVKAADLGDIDLSGTNIYLWSEDQISACKVADKFVTTTKDKFSIKSGIIEGQIADVNRVNAFAKLPSREELLGMLASVWMGPVRNFTIGLDALKRKKEETAA; encoded by the coding sequence ATGACTAGACAAGAAAAATTAGAAATTATAAACTTTTTATCTGTTGAGTTTAAAAACTCTTTAGCTGTTGTTGTTTGTGATTACAAAGGTCTTACTCATAAAGAGTTAGAAACTTTAAGAAAAGATGCAAAAGCTAATAATACTAAAGTTCAAGTTATAAAAAATACTTTAGTTACTAAGGCTGTTAAAGCTGCAGATTTAGGAGATATTGATTTAAGTGGAACAAATATCTATTTATGGTCAGAAGATCAAATTTCAGCTTGTAAAGTAGCTGATAAATTTGTAACTACTACAAAAGATAAATTCTCTATTAAATCAGGAATTATTGAAGGTCAAATTGCAGATGTTAATAGAGTTAATGCATTTGCTAAATTACCATCAAGAGAAGAGCTTCTTGGAATGCTTGCATCTGTATGGATGGGACCTGTTAGAAACTTTACTATTGGTCTTGATGCTCTTAAAAGAAAAAAAGAAGAGACGGCTGCTTAA
- the rplL gene encoding 50S ribosomal protein L7/L12, which yields MAISKEDVLEFISGLSVLELSELVKEFEEKFGVSAQPVAVAGAAVAVEAAEEKTEFDVIILDSGDKKINVIKEIRAITGLGLKEAKDAAEQTPSTIKEGISKADAEAIKAQLEAAGAKVEVK from the coding sequence ATGGCAATTTCTAAAGAAGACGTTTTAGAATTTATCTCTGGTTTATCTGTATTAGAATTATCAGAATTAGTAAAAGAATTTGAAGAAAAATTTGGAGTATCTGCTCAACCTGTAGCAGTTGCTGGTGCTGCAGTTGCTGTTGAAGCTGCTGAAGAAAAAACTGAATTTGATGTTATTATTCTTGATTCAGGAGATAAAAAAATCAATGTTATTAAAGAAATCAGAGCAATTACTGGTCTTGGATTAAAAGAGGCTAAAGATGCTGCTGAGCAAACTCCTTCTACAATTAAAGAAGGAATCTCTAAAGCTGATGCTGAAGCAATTAAAGCTCAATTAGAAGCAGCTGGAGCAAAAGTAGAAGTTAAATAA